The following are from one region of the Paenibacillus sp. JZ16 genome:
- a CDS encoding sigma-70 family RNA polymerase sigma factor, with protein MFQWIEEARRGSAEAQGRLVRHFTGMALAVAYDKLQDPYLAEDAVQEAFTEAFANLHKLQDPRRFPGWFKVIVERQCYRDRRRKQLQTLPLHEMELPAGDQRSLEFVVEKREMIRQLHATIADLPPGMRIAVQLYYFQGYSLREISQYLDISLPALKKRLFDARRKLKNTLHVADFVSVFTDLYEGGKRMLHIVNGDSVGDKLKQGNIQGDILVWRELYSFGPVFTKMDEPDHRRTRARYLEQTLGIPEKEYIETCELQERKLQDFRKYDEIVLWFEHDLFDQTMLAYLLHWFKEQSLGNTKLSLLCIGAYPGVELFRGLGQLSTEQLETLSGTWHAIGEEELRLGSMLWECYTSDGPERHQRMLEVDSSALPFARDAFEAHLARLPSVNHGLGIIEKTTLEAVAGGIHKPYELFRKVGDKLHTLGMGDLEFWYYLAKMTEGPDSLLVIDGTAPFPDFKQVVPHFQDRVLQVTSVGHGVLAGKTDYACSGTIDKWVGGLHVRGKAPSWRWDPERKSVARIAESD; from the coding sequence GTGTTCCAGTGGATTGAGGAAGCCCGGCGGGGCAGTGCGGAGGCCCAGGGAAGGTTGGTCCGGCATTTTACCGGCATGGCGCTGGCCGTAGCCTACGATAAATTGCAGGATCCTTATTTGGCGGAAGATGCCGTGCAGGAGGCCTTTACGGAGGCATTTGCGAATCTGCACAAGCTGCAGGATCCCCGGCGCTTTCCCGGATGGTTCAAAGTGATCGTGGAGCGGCAGTGCTACAGAGACCGGCGCCGTAAGCAATTGCAGACGTTACCGCTGCATGAGATGGAATTGCCGGCTGGCGACCAGCGGAGCTTGGAGTTTGTCGTGGAAAAGAGAGAGATGATTCGCCAGCTGCATGCCACGATCGCGGATTTGCCGCCCGGCATGCGGATTGCGGTCCAGCTCTATTATTTTCAAGGCTACAGCTTGCGGGAGATCTCACAATATTTGGATATATCCTTGCCGGCTTTGAAGAAGAGACTCTTTGATGCCCGGCGGAAGCTGAAGAACACGCTGCACGTAGCCGACTTTGTATCGGTGTTCACCGATCTGTATGAGGGAGGAAAACGTATGCTGCATATCGTTAACGGGGATTCGGTAGGGGATAAGCTGAAGCAAGGGAACATTCAAGGAGATATCCTGGTGTGGAGGGAGCTATATTCGTTTGGTCCGGTCTTTACGAAGATGGACGAGCCGGATCATAGGAGAACAAGAGCTCGGTATTTGGAGCAAACGCTCGGGATTCCGGAGAAGGAATATATCGAGACCTGCGAGTTGCAGGAGAGGAAGCTACAGGATTTTCGAAAATATGATGAAATCGTGCTCTGGTTTGAGCATGATCTGTTTGACCAGACCATGCTGGCCTACTTGCTGCATTGGTTTAAGGAACAATCACTGGGAAATACGAAGCTGAGTTTGCTGTGCATTGGCGCCTACCCGGGCGTCGAGCTTTTTCGGGGGCTGGGGCAGCTTAGCACGGAGCAGCTCGAGACTTTATCGGGCACATGGCATGCAATTGGAGAAGAAGAGCTTAGGCTGGGCAGCATGTTGTGGGAATGCTATACCTCGGATGGGCCGGAAAGACATCAGCGCATGCTGGAGGTGGATTCCTCGGCACTGCCTTTTGCGAGAGATGCATTCGAAGCCCATCTGGCACGGCTGCCCTCTGTGAACCATGGACTCGGGATCATCGAGAAGACGACGTTAGAGGCTGTAGCGGGCGGAATCCATAAGCCGTATGAGTTGTTCCGAAAGGTAGGTGATAAGCTCCATACACTCGGAATGGGAGATCTGGAGTTCTGGTATTACCTGGCGAAGATGACGGAGGGCCCGGATTCGTTGCTGGTTATCGATGGTACAGCACCTTTTCCGGACTTCAAGCAGGTCGTCCCGCATTTCCAAGACCGGGTGCTGCAAGTGACGAGTGTGGGGCATGGGGTATTAGCCGGGAAGACCGACTATGCCTGCTCCGGAACGATCGATAAATGGGTAGGAGGCCTGCATGTGCGGGGCAAGGCTCCATCATGGCGCTGGGATCCGGAGCGGAAGTCGGTTGCGCGGATAGCTGAATCCGATTGA
- the trpS gene encoding tryptophan--tRNA ligase encodes MQRLLSGIKPSGDLNIGGYGGALRQYVKLQHEYESYFFVPDLHAITVYQDPMELHQRTRDIAALYIASGIDPDKATIFLQSQVPAHVELGWLLETQAHFGELKRMTQFKEKSEGQETVSSALFTYPVLMAADVLLYQATHVPVGDDQKQHLELTRDMAERFNNRYGRTFTVPEPIIQDIGSRIMGLDDPSKKMSKSNPNKNSCVHMMDTPEDIRKKFSKAVTDSDGEVRHDWEQKPAVSNLIEIYSVFSEEAISVIEKRYEGQGYGTFKKELAEVVIEKLQPIQERFHQIVNSSELDRILMDGAKRASETAGPTLLAAKKAMGLVTF; translated from the coding sequence ATGCAACGATTATTGTCAGGCATCAAGCCGAGCGGGGATTTGAATATTGGCGGATATGGAGGTGCGCTCCGTCAATATGTGAAGCTGCAGCATGAGTATGAGTCCTATTTCTTCGTGCCGGATCTGCATGCGATCACGGTCTATCAGGATCCCATGGAGCTGCACCAGCGCACGCGGGACATTGCCGCTCTGTACATTGCGTCAGGCATTGACCCCGATAAAGCGACGATCTTTCTGCAATCCCAGGTCCCCGCGCATGTAGAGCTCGGGTGGTTGCTGGAGACGCAGGCGCATTTTGGTGAATTAAAGCGGATGACCCAATTCAAGGAGAAATCGGAAGGTCAAGAAACGGTCAGCTCGGCGCTCTTCACGTATCCCGTCCTGATGGCTGCCGATGTGCTGCTCTATCAGGCAACGCATGTGCCTGTCGGCGACGACCAGAAGCAGCATTTGGAACTGACCCGCGATATGGCCGAACGCTTCAACAACCGGTATGGACGCACGTTTACGGTGCCTGAACCGATCATTCAGGATATTGGCTCCCGCATCATGGGTCTTGACGACCCGTCCAAGAAGATGAGCAAGAGCAATCCGAACAAAAACAGCTGTGTCCACATGATGGATACGCCGGAGGATATCCGCAAGAAATTCTCGAAGGCCGTTACCGACTCAGACGGCGAGGTCCGGCATGACTGGGAGCAGAAGCCGGCGGTCAGCAATCTGATCGAGATTTATTCGGTATTCTCCGAGGAAGCCATCTCCGTCATCGAGAAACGGTATGAAGGCCAAGGATACGGCACGTTCAAGAAGGAATTAGCCGAAGTCGTCATCGAGAAACTTCAACCGATCCAGGAGAGGTTCCATCAAATCGTGAATTCCTCCGAGCTAGATCGCATTTTGATGGACGGAGCGAAGCGGGCTTCAGAAACCGCAGGCCCAACACTGCTTGCCGCCAAGAAAGCGATGGGATTGGTCACGTTCTGA
- a CDS encoding ABC transporter permease → MMKDMLWLIRKTILTSLKDYKNLLLVIALPIVGILLSTLIYKGSGETSVNIGIVNHDIEQKVTQDTIDFVAHLEHTEASVIRESEADDLVVSGELDAVLIFPEGFAQSVIRGAPEPVRIESIKGAQVTGYVKAYLNAYIRNISSMGVMAGGDASAFNELYSGYRSSTFQLSTTTVADQSVNHDMTNRTIGYLVVFMLFSAVNLSALTIRDRENRTYYRLLSSPITARSYVFSNAIVNIVLMMIQIAATLFVMTRFFHIEPGLPLWQMFLILSLFALVAVSLSQVIVAFSDSTMMANGIQTMVIMPTSLLAGCVFPLTVMPEAIQRIADFLPQYWLLDTFGKLQQGSALTDIMLNVAILLAFALALSLIATYKFGRNRDTQSYV, encoded by the coding sequence ATGATGAAGGATATGCTCTGGCTCATTCGAAAGACGATATTGACCTCGTTGAAGGATTATAAAAATCTGCTGCTCGTTATCGCGCTTCCTATTGTCGGTATTCTGCTATCCACCTTAATCTACAAGGGTTCTGGAGAGACTTCCGTTAACATTGGCATCGTGAATCACGATATCGAACAGAAGGTCACGCAAGATACGATCGATTTTGTTGCTCATTTGGAGCATACCGAGGCATCAGTCATTAGGGAGTCGGAAGCGGATGACTTGGTTGTGTCGGGTGAACTGGATGCGGTGCTGATTTTCCCCGAGGGGTTTGCGCAGAGCGTAATTCGGGGGGCACCCGAGCCGGTCCGGATCGAGTCGATTAAGGGAGCTCAGGTTACGGGGTATGTCAAAGCGTATCTGAACGCGTACATCCGGAATATCTCCTCCATGGGGGTTATGGCGGGTGGCGATGCCTCCGCATTTAACGAATTATACAGCGGTTATCGGAGTTCAACGTTTCAATTGTCCACGACTACGGTCGCGGATCAATCGGTCAATCATGATATGACCAACCGGACGATTGGTTACTTGGTTGTGTTCATGTTATTCTCCGCCGTGAATCTATCAGCATTAACGATCCGGGATCGAGAGAACCGTACGTACTATAGACTCTTATCGTCGCCTATTACGGCCCGCAGTTACGTCTTCTCGAATGCCATCGTGAACATCGTTCTGATGATGATCCAGATTGCGGCCACCTTGTTTGTCATGACCCGGTTCTTTCATATCGAGCCTGGCCTTCCGCTCTGGCAGATGTTCTTGATTCTGTCGCTGTTCGCTCTGGTCGCGGTCAGTTTATCGCAGGTCATTGTCGCGTTCTCGGACAGCACCATGATGGCGAACGGAATCCAGACGATGGTGATCATGCCGACTTCGCTGCTGGCGGGGTGTGTATTCCCGCTTACCGTGATGCCCGAAGCGATTCAGCGAATCGCCGATTTCCTGCCGCAGTATTGGCTGCTCGATACGTTCGGCAAGCTTCAACAAGGAAGCGCGTTGACCGACATTATGTTGAATGTGGCGATTCTACTGGCCTTTGCCTTGGCCTTATCGCTGATTGCAACCTACAAGTTTGGAAGAAATAGAGATACGCAGAGCTATGTATAA
- a CDS encoding ABC transporter permease, which produces MNVLRIALKEMKIVREPRMLVFMLATPVLLILILGTALSNAFNGSTTIGDIRVLYHNDGAEPALTEQWQVFMQEAERSSGMVFEQVKEGMDGGQEVKNNRYTGYVEMDGQGIRYDGNSRNSMENGIVQGMLSAFTDRYRLSAEAAKIDPEYESKLLVDDGGSYVLESSIQGARQPGSLDYFSIAVTTMIILYSALTAGGLIDSERKRNTAQRLLASPVTKAEIFAGKIMGTLAINAVFVIIVVLISKYMFNAYWGENPIMVFLVLFTEILFALSLGLGISYVLKGNAAGAVIMVIIQLAAFFGGGYTPVASTTGFMREAATYSPLHWSNEALLQIIYSGDGTAAVHAIMLNVGFSVLLLAVAMISMRRREGL; this is translated from the coding sequence ATGAACGTACTGAGAATCGCGCTGAAGGAGATGAAGATCGTCCGGGAACCGCGGATGCTGGTGTTTATGCTGGCAACCCCGGTGCTGCTCATTCTGATCCTAGGGACAGCGCTTTCGAATGCTTTTAACGGCAGTACCACGATTGGAGACATCCGGGTGTTATACCATAACGACGGTGCAGAACCCGCGCTTACGGAGCAATGGCAGGTTTTCATGCAGGAGGCGGAACGCTCATCGGGCATGGTCTTTGAGCAAGTCAAGGAAGGCATGGACGGAGGGCAGGAAGTGAAAAACAACCGGTACACCGGTTACGTGGAAATGGACGGCCAAGGTATCCGTTATGATGGAAACAGCCGCAACAGTATGGAGAACGGGATTGTACAGGGGATGCTGTCCGCATTTACCGACCGGTACCGGCTGTCAGCCGAAGCCGCGAAGATCGATCCGGAATATGAGAGCAAGCTGCTTGTTGATGATGGAGGGAGCTATGTGCTGGAGTCTTCCATTCAGGGGGCGAGGCAGCCGGGTTCGCTTGATTATTTTTCGATTGCGGTCACCACGATGATCATCCTGTACAGCGCCTTGACGGCAGGCGGACTCATCGATAGTGAGCGAAAGCGAAACACCGCGCAGCGCCTATTGGCCTCACCGGTGACGAAAGCCGAGATTTTTGCCGGAAAAATAATGGGCACGCTCGCAATCAATGCCGTATTTGTCATCATCGTTGTGCTGATCAGCAAATATATGTTCAATGCCTATTGGGGGGAGAACCCCATCATGGTATTCCTGGTTTTGTTCACCGAGATCCTGTTTGCGCTCAGCCTCGGGCTCGGCATCAGCTACGTGCTGAAGGGAAATGCAGCCGGAGCTGTCATCATGGTCATTATTCAACTGGCTGCGTTCTTTGGCGGAGGATATACGCCGGTTGCAAGCACAACGGGATTCATGAGGGAGGCCGCAACGTATTCTCCCCTGCATTGGTCCAATGAAGCTCTGCTGCAAATCATCTATTCAGGCGATGGGACTGCAGCCGTGCATGCGATAATGCTGAACGTGGGATTTTCCGTCCTGCTATTGGCGGTAGCCATGATTTCGATGCGAAGAAGGGAAGGGCTGTAA
- a CDS encoding ABC transporter ATP-binding protein → MNVLEIKGLTKKFGDFIAVDQLSLNIREGEIFGFLGANGAGKSTTINIISSLMPMTKGEVHVLGKNLMKHRKFAKQQIGMVPQEVAIYEDLTAYENVHFFAGLYGMRGSELRSRAEEALAFVGLSDKHKMYPKSFSGGMKRRLNIACAIAHRPKLIIMDEPTVGIDPQSRNYILNSVRKLNEMGSTILYTSHYMEEVEELCTRIAIIDHGKIIAEGTKAQLKAIITDQKDIGIEVQTAAHLEASKLKEIAGVKSVEVKENTVHISSDAGVNNLNKIIQQFMAQGIEIRSVQASEPNLETVFLTLTGRSLRD, encoded by the coding sequence ATGAACGTGCTGGAGATCAAAGGTCTTACGAAGAAGTTTGGGGATTTCATAGCGGTAGATCAGTTGTCGTTGAACATACGGGAAGGCGAGATCTTCGGCTTCCTGGGCGCGAACGGAGCAGGCAAGAGCACAACCATTAATATCATATCGTCGCTCATGCCCATGACCAAGGGAGAGGTTCATGTCCTGGGCAAGAATCTGATGAAGCACAGAAAGTTCGCGAAGCAGCAGATCGGCATGGTTCCGCAAGAGGTCGCGATATATGAGGATTTGACCGCCTATGAGAATGTTCATTTTTTTGCCGGATTGTATGGAATGAGAGGATCGGAGCTTAGGAGCAGGGCCGAAGAGGCGCTTGCCTTCGTCGGACTTAGTGACAAACATAAGATGTACCCGAAGAGCTTCTCCGGAGGCATGAAGAGACGACTGAATATCGCTTGCGCGATTGCCCACAGACCGAAGCTGATCATCATGGATGAGCCGACCGTCGGCATCGATCCCCAATCGAGGAACTATATTCTGAACTCGGTCAGGAAGCTGAATGAGATGGGCAGCACGATCCTGTACACGAGCCATTATATGGAGGAAGTGGAGGAGCTCTGCACCCGGATTGCCATTATCGACCACGGCAAGATCATAGCGGAGGGCACAAAGGCACAGCTGAAGGCCATTATTACGGACCAGAAGGATATCGGGATCGAAGTGCAAACGGCCGCCCATCTTGAAGCGAGCAAGCTGAAAGAGATCGCGGGCGTCAAATCGGTTGAAGTGAAGGAGAATACCGTGCACATCAGCTCCGACGCAGGGGTCAATAACCTGAATAAAATCATTCAGCAATTCATGGCGCAAGGCATTGAAATTCGTTCCGTTCAAGCGTCCGAGCCGAATTTGGAAACGGTGTTCCTGACGTTGACCGGCCGGAGCCTTCGGGATTAG
- a CDS encoding sensor histidine kinase, translating to MLFLYVISQSYASDLAITSWYILVMLLYLSVNVSVYIFKSRNTQPYFMVLAILVVVASSFYIHPLFFMLLPANLYELLSLYLRRSWMILILLLVPAFIVPYELGLTYFFISVLSYIYLTMLRTFISRVTSYQEQNEQMHRELDRLTQRLSENNEYIRQFEYMFKLEERNRLSQEIHDKIGHSMTGALIQMEAAKRLMTTNPDKSAELLQNAISISKEGIESIRLVLKNVKPPTEQLGINRMRLFLEEFSTQHPIKTVLTHEGNMDVITPLQWKIIQDNTQEALTNTMKYANATAVSLHIEVLGTMIKAKVSDNGKGMQKVIKGLGIIGMEERAAVVNGTVIVDGSDGFSVTTLIPYS from the coding sequence ATGCTGTTCCTGTATGTGATCAGCCAGTCGTATGCCTCTGATCTTGCGATAACGTCATGGTATATACTGGTCATGCTTCTCTACCTGTCCGTGAATGTATCCGTCTATATTTTCAAGAGTCGCAATACACAGCCATACTTCATGGTACTGGCTATTCTTGTTGTCGTGGCGTCCTCATTCTACATTCATCCGCTGTTCTTCATGCTGCTTCCCGCGAATCTGTATGAGCTGTTGTCTTTATATCTTCGCAGGAGCTGGATGATCCTGATTCTCCTGCTGGTTCCAGCGTTTATAGTGCCTTACGAGCTTGGCTTGACCTATTTCTTTATATCCGTTCTATCCTATATTTATCTCACCATGCTGAGGACTTTTATAAGCCGAGTCACATCCTATCAGGAGCAGAACGAGCAGATGCATCGTGAACTGGATCGGTTGACCCAGCGGCTGAGCGAAAATAATGAGTACATCCGGCAGTTTGAATATATGTTCAAGCTGGAAGAGCGAAATCGGCTGTCCCAGGAAATTCATGACAAGATCGGGCATTCCATGACGGGAGCATTGATTCAGATGGAGGCGGCCAAGCGCTTGATGACAACGAATCCGGACAAGTCCGCCGAGCTGCTGCAGAATGCCATATCCATCTCCAAAGAAGGCATTGAGAGCATCAGGCTGGTTTTGAAGAACGTAAAGCCTCCTACGGAGCAGCTCGGCATCAACCGAATGCGTTTATTCCTAGAGGAGTTCTCCACCCAGCACCCGATCAAGACCGTATTAACGCATGAGGGCAATATGGATGTGATTACACCGCTTCAGTGGAAAATCATTCAGGATAACACCCAGGAAGCGTTAACCAATACGATGAAGTATGCGAATGCAACGGCAGTCTCGTTACATATCGAAGTTCTGGGCACCATGATCAAGGCCAAGGTCAGCGACAACGGCAAGGGCATGCAGAAGGTCATCAAGGGTCTTGGGATCATAGGCATGGAGGAGCGCGCCGCGGTCGTGAATGGTACCGTGATCGTGGATGGCTCCGACGGCTTCTCGGTGACCACTTTAATACCTTATAGCTAA
- a CDS encoding response regulator has product MKIKVIIADDNSFIREGMKIILTTFDEFDVVATVEDGQEAVAYCEAHEVDVALMDVRMPNLNGVEAAKQLTERTKTKTLILTTFDDDEYITDAILNGAKGYLLKNNDPERIRDAIKTVYHGHHVLQDVVLDKIKSGLSPGKPEKEDKADKFDRSLFTERELDIMALIAKGLANKEISKKLFISEGTIANHITSVLSKTGLEHRTQIAIFYLTGEVNK; this is encoded by the coding sequence TTGAAGATTAAAGTGATCATAGCGGACGATAATTCGTTTATCAGGGAAGGTATGAAAATCATTCTGACTACGTTTGATGAGTTCGACGTCGTGGCGACCGTTGAAGACGGCCAGGAAGCGGTGGCCTATTGCGAAGCGCATGAAGTGGATGTGGCGCTGATGGACGTCCGGATGCCGAATCTGAACGGTGTTGAGGCCGCGAAGCAGCTCACGGAGCGTACCAAGACCAAGACGCTGATCTTAACGACCTTCGACGACGATGAATATATTACCGATGCGATCCTGAACGGCGCCAAGGGTTATCTGCTAAAGAATAACGACCCGGAACGGATTCGCGATGCAATCAAAACGGTGTACCACGGCCATCATGTGCTGCAGGACGTCGTACTGGATAAAATCAAATCCGGGCTCTCTCCCGGAAAGCCTGAAAAGGAAGATAAGGCAGACAAGTTCGACCGGAGTCTATTCACCGAAAGGGAACTGGACATTATGGCGCTCATCGCCAAAGGGCTGGCCAACAAGGAAATTTCGAAGAAGCTGTTTATTTCCGAAGGCACGATTGCCAATCACATCACTTCAGTTCTCAGCAAGACAGGTCTTGAGCATCGAACCCAGATTGCGATTTTTTATCTGACGGGGGAAGTGAATAAGTGA
- a CDS encoding YhgE/Pip domain-containing protein has product MGFLKQNMLWIGALVVILALSVFGVAMMGSIAGAKPKSLPVALVVLDQPAELPNGEPLAVGDMMKGMLQGSSQLPIQWRIVNSEAEAREGLDSQKYYGALVLPEDLSASILSLQSPDPKPAVVQVLVNEGMSTQASTAVKQMLGQAMKMAGGQLSNQALTMISTQTDMLPVTTAQALLTPFEVQEEVVHPVGINHASGNAPGMLVQILWIGCLIISVFMFQALQKAVADGSGRGTSIVLQGAAGLLLAGLASGFLVWMASSWYGMEFTNGGRVWLMLWLAGSAFFLLQSTLLNWMGIPAMGILVLLMFFSMPLLNMAPEFLPQSTQDWLYSWTPLRFAASALRDVMYFDGVSASSANAAVLWSIAGGFLVLLLASVLKKGSLSDKRKSMTAS; this is encoded by the coding sequence ATGGGTTTCTTAAAACAAAACATGCTGTGGATCGGCGCATTGGTTGTCATTCTGGCCCTGTCGGTCTTCGGCGTGGCCATGATGGGATCGATCGCGGGAGCGAAGCCGAAGTCGCTGCCCGTTGCATTGGTCGTCTTGGATCAGCCGGCGGAGTTACCGAACGGCGAACCCCTTGCTGTTGGCGATATGATGAAGGGGATGCTGCAGGGCAGCTCACAGCTGCCCATTCAGTGGAGAATCGTGAATTCGGAAGCGGAGGCACGGGAAGGGCTCGACAGCCAGAAGTATTATGGAGCCCTTGTGCTGCCTGAGGACTTAAGCGCGAGCATCTTGTCGCTGCAATCGCCTGATCCCAAGCCGGCTGTGGTGCAGGTGCTGGTGAACGAGGGGATGAGCACGCAGGCATCCACAGCGGTGAAACAGATGCTCGGGCAAGCGATGAAGATGGCGGGAGGGCAGCTCTCCAACCAGGCATTGACGATGATCAGCACGCAGACGGATATGCTGCCTGTAACAACCGCACAGGCTCTCCTTACCCCGTTTGAGGTTCAGGAGGAGGTTGTACATCCTGTCGGGATTAATCACGCAAGCGGCAATGCGCCGGGCATGCTGGTGCAGATTTTATGGATTGGATGTCTGATCATTAGCGTGTTCATGTTCCAGGCGCTGCAGAAAGCCGTAGCTGACGGCAGCGGCAGGGGAACCTCGATTGTGCTGCAAGGCGCTGCCGGTTTGCTGCTGGCGGGTCTGGCTTCCGGTTTCCTGGTATGGATGGCATCCTCCTGGTATGGCATGGAGTTTACCAACGGGGGCCGCGTTTGGCTGATGCTGTGGCTGGCAGGTTCTGCTTTTTTCCTCCTTCAGTCGACCCTGCTCAACTGGATGGGAATCCCGGCTATGGGCATCTTGGTGCTCCTGATGTTCTTCTCGATGCCGCTTCTTAATATGGCGCCGGAGTTTCTGCCGCAGTCAACACAGGATTGGCTGTACTCGTGGACGCCGCTCCGCTTTGCTGCTTCGGCTCTAAGAGATGTAATGTATTTTGACGGCGTTTCCGCATCTTCCGCGAATGCTGCCGTACTATGGTCTATCGCCGGAGGTTTCCTTGTTCTGCTGCTTGCCTCGGTGCTGAAGAAGGGGAGCCTTTCCGACAAAAGAAAGTCGATGACCGCTTCTTAA
- a CDS encoding TetR/AcrR family transcriptional regulator, translating to MIKKTDRRQIRTNQLLRQTLFELMDEKSINAITVTDIANRANINRGTFYLHYRDVPDMLDKLKKEVLQKIKDIVVHIDPRDSRDYAEKGEPYPASERIFEELIRHAAFFRAVVGPNGDISFVRQFREFMKEHMFAKHAFRKPVAENQIIPSDYLIAYMTSANIGLVIHWIESGMNKSAREMAIMMTQLINYGPLITSGIIPKQ from the coding sequence TTGATCAAAAAGACGGATCGCCGGCAAATTCGGACGAATCAGTTGTTGCGGCAGACCTTGTTTGAGCTCATGGACGAAAAAAGCATAAATGCGATTACCGTCACCGATATCGCCAATCGCGCCAATATCAACCGAGGTACCTTCTATCTGCATTATCGGGATGTGCCGGATATGCTGGATAAGCTCAAAAAAGAGGTGCTCCAGAAGATTAAGGACATCGTCGTTCATATTGACCCCAGGGATTCCAGAGACTATGCGGAAAAGGGCGAGCCTTATCCGGCGTCAGAACGAATATTTGAGGAGCTCATCCGTCATGCCGCCTTCTTCCGTGCCGTTGTCGGCCCGAATGGGGACATATCCTTCGTGCGGCAATTCAGGGAATTCATGAAGGAGCATATGTTTGCTAAGCATGCGTTCAGAAAGCCCGTAGCAGAGAATCAAATCATTCCGAGCGATTACCTGATTGCGTATATGACCTCCGCCAATATCGGCCTGGTCATACACTGGATCGAGTCCGGCATGAATAAGTCCGCAAGAGAAATGGCGATCATGATGACCCAGCTGATCAACTACGGCCCGTTGATTACTTCAGGGATCATCCCAAAACAGTAA
- a CDS encoding NAD(P)/FAD-dependent oxidoreductase: MSGKEIFDVTVIGGGPAGLYSAFYSGLRGMKTKIIEYQPMLGGKVHVYPEKMIWDVGGLTPVPGAKLIEQMVQQGLTFNPEVLLNEKVESIARNEEGLFELHTANSGVHLSKTVIVAVGGGILNPQKLDIEGAERFEVSNLNYTVKSLQHFKGKTVIVSGGGNSAVDWANELEPVAKKVYLAYRKGELSGHEAQVDQLMNSKATCHLNTSITKLIASDNHEVIERVELTNNETGEVSYLAVDEVIINHGYERDMSLLENSKLDIHRVDDYYIAGNASCNSSIPGLYAAGDILHFDGKLHLIAGAFQDAANAVNSAKQFIEPDAKKYAMVSSHNEVFKERNRELVKQLIN, from the coding sequence ATGAGTGGGAAAGAGATATTTGATGTAACGGTTATTGGTGGAGGACCAGCAGGATTATATTCTGCTTTTTATAGTGGACTGCGCGGCATGAAAACCAAGATTATAGAATATCAACCCATGCTTGGCGGGAAGGTTCACGTCTATCCGGAAAAAATGATATGGGACGTCGGCGGACTGACACCCGTTCCGGGCGCGAAGCTGATCGAACAGATGGTTCAGCAAGGTCTGACGTTTAATCCCGAAGTGCTGTTAAACGAGAAGGTTGAATCGATCGCCCGCAATGAGGAAGGGCTGTTCGAATTACATACGGCGAATTCCGGCGTGCATCTGTCCAAAACGGTCATCGTGGCGGTCGGCGGAGGTATCCTGAATCCGCAGAAACTGGATATTGAAGGAGCCGAGCGGTTTGAGGTGTCGAACCTGAACTACACGGTGAAGTCCCTGCAGCATTTCAAGGGCAAAACGGTGATTGTGTCCGGCGGAGGAAATTCGGCCGTGGATTGGGCGAATGAGCTGGAGCCTGTGGCGAAGAAGGTGTACCTGGCCTATCGAAAAGGCGAATTGTCAGGCCATGAAGCCCAGGTCGATCAGTTGATGAACAGCAAGGCCACTTGCCACCTCAATACATCGATCACGAAGCTTATTGCTTCGGATAATCATGAGGTGATCGAGCGGGTGGAATTGACCAATAATGAGACGGGGGAAGTTTCCTATCTGGCCGTAGACGAAGTGATCATTAACCATGGCTATGAACGGGATATGTCGCTCTTGGAGAACAGCAAGCTCGATATTCATCGGGTGGATGATTACTATATCGCGGGCAACGCAAGCTGCAACTCTTCCATACCGGGGTTGTATGCCGCGGGCGACATCCTGCATTTTGACGGGAAGCTGCACCTGATTGCGGGCGCCTTCCAGGATGCCGCGAACGCGGTGAACAGCGCGAAGCAGTTCATTGAGCCGGATGCCAAAAAGTACGCGATGGTCTCCTCGCATAACGAGGTATTCAAGGAGCGAAACCGCGAATTAGTAAAGCAATTGATCAATTAG